The window GGATCTGAGTCAGTCCCAGATCCTTGATCATCGTTTCACCAACGATCGATAGGTTCGTTCGCAAAACGTAAGAAACAAAACTGGCCGCACAGATTAGCAGAAGTATCTTCCAGCGCACTGCCATACGTGCTTTGATTATAAGCGCAACAATGTAGCGCGGGCGTCTCGCCTGCGGAATTATGATAAAAACATTGATTTTACACGTCCGAAACAAACTCTTGATTCGCAAGAAATCAAGCCCGTCTAGACTGTCGGCTAGTTCAAATTTTACAGGAGACAAAGCGAATGAAAATTCAAACGATTGATGGCAAGGGTAACGGAACCACAGTGGTTCGCGTGATTTTTGCTGTGGTTTGTTTCGCAGTACTGTTTTTATTTTCACAATCAGCTATTGCCCAGGGAACCTTCTATGTGGAAGAAAAGAAAGAGAACAAAATTTACGTCTTCAACAACATGCAAGCATATAAGATGTGGAAAGAAGGCGGAGAGATGGGTGTTTCGATTACACGCATTGGCGCGGGTCCCAACGGGGAAACGATGGTGTTCGACAGTAATGAAGCGATCCATTTATACAACTTCAAGCATGATCTGCCTGCCGAAGTTCTGATCGTTCCCGAAGAAAAGAAACCCGTATTGAAAGTGACCTGGAAAGACGGCAAAACAACGATCGATACGGATCTCGCTCAATTGAATATTTCCAACAGGATTCAGGTCCGCTGGACTGAGTCGGAAGTTCTTGGAACTCTGCTTCCAGGATCTGATGGTGATGATAGCATTGGAACCTTTCGGATTCGCCGCGCAAAAACAAAATTCGATGGGTGGTTCTACAACAAAGACCTTACTTATGAACTGCAGTTAAACTGGGCCGACAGCGCGAATGTGCTGGAAGACGCTAACATGAATTTTGATATTACCAAAGGCAAAAAACTTTTGATGCTCAAAGCGGGACAATACAAAGTGCCTTTTGGCAGACAGGAGCTCACGTCGTCCGGCAGCCAGCAATTTGTTGATCGATCCGCTGTGTCGAATC of the bacterium genome contains:
- a CDS encoding OprO/OprP family phosphate-selective porin — translated: MKIQTIDGKGNGTTVVRVIFAVVCFAVLFLFSQSAIAQGTFYVEEKKENKIYVFNNMQAYKMWKEGGEMGVSITRIGAGPNGETMVFDSNEAIHLYNFKHDLPAEVLIVPEEKKPVLKVTWKDGKTTIDTDLAQLNISNRIQVRWTESEVLGTLLPGSDGDDSIGTFRIRRAKTKFDGWFYNKDLTYELQLNWADSANVLEDANMNFDITKGKKLLMLKAGQYKVPFGRQELTSSGSQQFVDRSAVSNLFARGRDIGFQVWGNPMNGKIDWRLGIFNGNGRTISFNGDGEYQYNGRVTFQPWGDVKYSESDFESTDKLLFAVAAQFDIFHQSVGATATAVAINRDHDTYGFDAVFKYKGLFVFYEHFFRQTDDLVASTQADVNGFVFQGGYFIYKRKIEVAGRYERIDPNEDRDDDFLKEWAIAFNYFYNKHNLKLQGDYRRIENEARDTKFDEFRVQLQFIF